Part of the Gadus macrocephalus chromosome 22, ASM3116895v1 genome, CTGACGAGCTATGACAGTGCTGGTTTTGAGTTGTAACTTTTTATCAACCTTACATAAAGGGTTTTAATTAATCCTTTGTTAATGATGGAACCATGATGTCAACCAAAGTTCCTAATCAAACGAAAGGTCTTCAATTACTTAATGACCCTTTAAACCTTCACGACAGGTGTTTTTGGTTGCCCGACTACCGTTGCCAATGTGGAGACCGTCGCCGTGGCACCTACGATCTGCCGACGCGGGGGCTCGTGGTTCCTGGGCTTCGGCCGGGAGAGGAACTCGGGCACCAAGCTCTTCAACATCTCCGGCCACGTCAACACCCCCTGCACGGTGGAAGAGGAGATGTCCATCCCTCTCAAAGAACTCATCGAGCGACACGCAGGTACAGCGCCGGTCCTTTTACAAAAACAGTATAATTAAtgatgatttttttcttttaccccCATTCGCAAAAAATCTGCCTCACGCACAAAGCTTTTCTGCCAGGAAGTGGCCCACAGTAGTTCGGCACATTGACTGAAACCTCCCGCCCTATTCCAAGCCTTTTCACTCGCGTCTTTCACAGTTGTCACGGCGACGAGTTCCGTTATTATTGATGTGCTTTAACACGCCTCTCGCTCTCAGGTGGCGTGCGCGGCGGCTGGGACAACCTGCTGGCCGTGATCCCCGGCGGCTCGTCCACGCCCCTCATCCCCAAGAGTGTGTGCGAGGACGTCCTCATGGACTTTGATGGCCTCCTCCAGGCTCAGACGGGCCTGGGCACCGCCGCCATTATTGTCATGGATAAGTCTGTAAGTTCAGATTTGGGGGACGGGGCTTGAACCTACGCTTTCAAAACGTTTAAGTCAAGATATGAGCCAGGATCCCTCCATAGCACTACCATGTAACCCACTACCTAACTTTCCATCTAAAATAAATCTGTTTTGAGTTTGGTTTTCAGTGAGATGGTACAGATGTGTCATCTTCACTTGATATAAGATTGGGATATCCGCTTGTCATTGCAGACGGACATCATCAGAGCCATTGCCCGCCTGATAGAGTTCTATAAGCATGAGAGCTGTGGTCAGTGCACACCATGCAGAGAGGGTAAGGAGTCAATGTCTTTAAACCCTAACTCTAGGTCTCTACACTTCCTGGTGGGGAAACTTAATCGCTATCTTTTTCAATAAAATGCATTGCTCTTTATGTACGCTGCTTTCCCTATGAGGGAGAATAGTGTTGTTGCAGTTGGTTGCCCATTATTATCAGAGAAGAACAGACTTGATAAGAATACATATTGAACTAAATATGTACCTATTTGATGTAGTTGTTTTGAATTacttgtttgttgtgttttcaaTGTAGAATAATCATCTGAAATCTTCTCACTATATTCATGCTTCTATTCATATTCATCTGTTCATTTATtcaatgtgttgttgttttggcgGTAGGAGTGGACTGGATGAACGACATGATGTGGCGCTTTGTGCGTGGCGATGCCAAGGCAGCAGAGATAGACATGATTTGGGAGATCAGCAAGCAGATTGAAGGGCACACCATCTGTGCACTGGGAGATGGTGCCGCCTGGCCCGTACAGGTAAGCATCGTATGGTTTGTTTCAGGCATGGGTGTGGATCGCTGTGGTTCTTCCATGCGGAGTCTGAGCTAGAAGAGCTGGGGTTTTATTTAAAGGTGCAGCAGGCAGGATTGGCATATTGAAGCTGGCTCCAGGCTAAAAAAAACCTCTAAACCCTGCAAACCTGGAGGCTCACAAATGGTGTTAGTCTTACCGTGAGATTtctctgcacacacacttaagtcAATTTATATTGGTATAGTGTTCCATTTTTAAACCTCTCCAATGTTCCCCTTTCACCTTGTTAACATTTTTGTACTTTTGTTGTTTAAATCTTAACGTGACTCctgatttattttataaatacaatGGCTGCAGAGAAAATGTGTAACGGTGAATGTTTTAGCTCCCTAGTTGAATCTGAAGAATCGACCACTTGAATAAAGCACAACTCCATTCTGCATCCACTCCACAGGGACTCATCAGGCACTTCAGGCCTGTGATGGAGACCCGCATTGCAGAGTTCCAGCAGGCCAAGCAGGCTTCTGCTTAAGGACCCCCCCTCCGTCTTTCCTTGACCTACTGTTATCCAATCCTCCCAGATGCATTTCCTTTGCATTGACACATTATTTAAATTTTAAAACAATGGGGTGTTTGTCACTTCATGACTTTCCTGCCTTCATATGTTTGCCTTTTTTGAATTTGCCAATAAAGTTCTATGAACCATAACCCAACGGTGACATTTTAGTGTATATATGATTGTGTGATTACACATTAAATTGGAAATTCAACATGCCTTTTCTGTGATTAATTATCAATCTTGCTCTCTTTTGTGAAGAGTTGTTAAGCAAATGTTCCtggaaatgtttattttaattcaatATATTAGGGCATTATAAGATCACTTGTTTTTTGACGCAAAGTCAAGCAATATTCAACAGGAAACCTAAGGTGGCAAAAGGGGTCAATATGCAAATTATGCAAGAAGCAATATGAAAGCGTTGTGTTGTAAAGCGCTCCCTCTTGCTGAGCAGGCTGGTACTGTTTCTCGGAGCATCCTGGTCACGTGACTGGAGAACACAGTCGCCATTACCCTACTTGCTGTATTTTGGTCTGGCTTTATGAGACTACCATTACCCCTACTCCCTGGTAAGATTGGGTTTTAAACGCTAACAACCACATTCGGATATTTACGGTAACTAGGTAACTAGTTTACCTTGCATGACGTCTAGCTTCATTCCCAGATTCTGCGACACATTTTCCTTCTATATGTATCGATCCTCTATATTTCCTTTGtacgtatatatataattcTCGTCGGTCCTAAAACACTTTGCATATGCGGCTTTTAAAATTTCATGCATGTACAGGAGCTAAGTTTGACCGCAATGATGGTTATTTCTGCCCCTTCAAATAAATCGATGCTCATTGCACATGTTTGCTTACGACTGTTACAGCAGGCCTTCCTCCGTAGTCTGTCCAACTTTACGTTAAATCTGTTACGTCTTTAGAAAATACCATGCATACTGTCATTCTTTGTTATTCTTCCAACTGACAGTTTCTTCCCTCCACCGTGTTGATATCAACTCTTTGGAGAGGTTGAAAGCCAAAGGGGTTCTTGTTGGGATAACCTCGAGGGAGGGTCTCCCTAGTCGGCCGCACTGTAAGATGAACGGGAACCAAATAGGTACTTATATGTTCCTTAACTCTTATTTACTCTTTAGGGGTATCTCATACTATGTCCTTTCTGTTCCAGCATTAGATGATCAGATGTATGAAATGAAAAACGGGGACATTTGTAGTTTAGCTCCCCATATCGGATGGGGAGGGAATGTGGACGCATTCACATTTTTCTTATTATCATGATTGATGTAACGTGAGTACTTTCCAAAAGGATTCGGCAGTATTCAATAATAAATTGACCAAGATTAAATAAATGCGTGGTCTAGTatccccgcctccagcaacatgattggtcgaaacaaaaaTGAAGCGAAAATTTGGGTGAAACACAGATTTGAGCTCGTCTGCCATATGCCTTTAGATATTAATGTAATCTATGATTTGTGAGACTTCGTACAATGCGCCAACCGCACCTAATACAAACAGTGCAGCACCGACACATGGTATAATCAGGGGAAAATATCTCACTCAAtcataaacacaaaaacctGTCAAGCCAGCAAGCTGTGGTTCTCTGGCTTGTGGTGGTCCCAAAACAATCACATTTTTGTTCTGCCAAATTACCCTGGGTGCCAATTTTATGTTTATCCAAAATGATTAAACAGTCAGCTGTGTAACTGAGAGTCCTCTTGCATTTCAGATAAAGAGCGTCATGAGTGTCTGGAATGCTTCATCATATTTGCCAACGAGCGGTCAATGCTTAGGCACAACAGAAAATTCCATGGGGAGGAGTACATGCAACTTCTCCAAAAGGTGAGTTTCCCCCAAAAGATGAGTTAAgcctaaaaaatataaatatcctAATACGGCATACATAAAACATTCTAGTCGATATTTATTACCCTGCATTCCTTAAGTTTACTATACTCTAAATATCTATTAAATTGCTATCTCTGCTCAGTGTCTTTTGCTGctcatgcaacaaaaaaaaaataatccaaaaTGTGCTCATAATGGTCAGCGACAATTTATTTTTCTGCAGAACAATACAGTGTTCCTGTGCTACAAGTGTAACCACAGCTTTCAGACGTCGGCGAAGCTCCGTCAACACAGTCTCTCCCATGGCACAGACGACAAGCCCTTCTGCTGCGAAATCTGTCGAAAAGGCTACTCAAAATTGGATGAGGTGATTACACAGGAGGGACGCTCAATGCTAGTCACTTTATTTAGATTGTTCTCTATAAATAGTTCATAAAGGGTGGCATTGGCCCGCGAGATATAGCAGCTCATCTGGGGACCTGAAGGTAGCCAGCTCCCCCGAGCAAAGTATAGAGGTGTAGGTGCAAGACAcccaaccctaactgctcccgacgagctggctgtttccTTGCATGGTGTCACATCTTGCTTGTGTACGTTTCTCACTGCTGATCTTTGTTCTCCTACAGTTGCTGGCACACCGGCGGGAGGTGTGCCCGAAGCGGAAGTTTCACTGCAAGATCTGTAGGATGAATTTCCAGAACCTAGACTCCCTCGAGACGCACAAGTCCATGCATCTCCCAAGGAGGCGTGGACGCCCGGCCAAGAAGAAGGAAACTGAGTGGGGGCCAACAGACGTGGAGACCATGTCCCTCGagaaggaggatgaagaggaggaggaggaggaggaggaggaggaggaggaggaggaggaggaggaggaggaggaggagctagacgGCAGAGCAGAGGACAAGACAGCATCGTGGTCCCAACCGTTGTGGACACCAGACGAAGAGACcatggtgctggaggaggtggagctagaCGGCCGAGGAGAGGACCAGAGAGCACCGTTGTCCCGAACGTCGTGGACCGCAGACACGAAGAGCACTCTGCCcgatgaggagaaggagctaGACGGCAGAGCAGAGGACCAGAGAGCATCGGGGTCCCAAGACACGAAGACCCCGGTGCCTGATAAGGAGGCACTGGGACGGGCCTCTGAGAGCCAGCAACCAGGATACAACATCCCATGCTCTATGGATTACTGTGACCTCACCTTCCCTTCAATGGAAGCCCTGAGGGTGCACAAGAAGGACGATCACAGGCCCCAGCCGGCCACCGAGTCGACGACCCAGACCATTGTgcccaaggaggaggagaagcaggaagCTGATGGCAGAGCAGAGGACCAGAGGGCATTGAGGGCCCAGACGTCCAGTCCACAGGGGAGTGCCTTTGAGAGCCAGCTCCCCACAAAACGCGGACAGCTCACCATGGAACATGGCTGCCCAGCTAAGAGAAGGGCCACCGTGCCGGGGACTGTAGACATGAAGACCACCGTGcccaaggaggaagaggaggaggaagaagtagACGACAGATCAGACGCCCAGAGAGCATTGAGGGCTCATATGTCCAGCCCGCAGGGACAGGCCTCTGAGAGCCAGCAGCAAGGGTACAACATCCCATGCCCTGTGGATAATTGTGAGCTCACCTTCCCTTCTGTGGAAGCTCTGAGGGTGCACAAGAAGGACGTTCACAGGCCCCAGCCCGCGCCGCTACTCCTTCCCTAGCTGTGGGAAGAACTGTGGTTAGAGAAACAAAGTCACTGCTCACCAGTAGAGGCCACTGAAGTCAATGATTGAATATAAACATCATaatacagaggggaggggggaaaagGGACATTACCGGGTTCCAGTGAACATGCATTCTTCACTGGAACACAGTTTTGTTCAGATACAAAATTCATGGAATTTTCCAAATTTGCAAAGCCAATTTCTGCTTCAACAAAGACCATTTCATCTAAGGACTTGTGTTTTGCAGTGTGTACTGTAGAAAAACGCATGAAGATTATGGGATTGTATGGTGTCACCTAGTCCTACCCAATAACAATGTGTATGGTGATGATACATTTACTCAATACCATACTTAAGTTTTCATTTACTTATAAATAATAGTGATGTACAATTTATTACAATGTCCATATTTTCCTGTAATCGAGCCTTGTTTTACCTACACATACCTAGGTATTTGGAGCAtttcgtttttttatatatattttttatggtGGGAAAACCATGGATTATATAACTCAGCTGGTCATCCTTAATTAAAATTACCCAATGTTTGTATTATTGTGGTTCGCCATATTATTGTTATGACCAATTGTTACATTAAACAAAAACTGTTCATTAAACTTTCTTGGTTTTTAATTAATCCTATTGTTTACATTTGTAGATGGTGGTTTGAGAACAAAAAGCGACAGTATCTTACTTAATTCATCCATATAATGCACCGTGTTTCTACGGTTATgttttttaatctcagaaatGTTACGTCGAAGTATATCACTGATGAAATGAAATCCTACAAAATGTAGACAGCTAGTGGTTGGACGTCGGCCTCTGGTTGGCCCCATACGCTGTGCGGTTCTGAGAGACTCGCTTTCCCATAATGCAATTAAACTTCCTTCCTAGCTCGCGCTTTTCGTCCAGCTTTCCATCTTGCCTCTGCTCTACATCACGGCACAGCCAGCGCTCTGTACTGGTGGTGATTGTTGTTGTAGAGAATAATGGCGGCATCGGGAGGCGGATTATCATCTCCCACTAATGTCACAGTCCTAAACAACCAGGGCCAGGCACGGGCTCGCTTCCCTGGTCGGCCGTGGTCAACTCGAAATCGGCTTCGGTTCGAGAAACGTCCCCAACGCGGAAGGTTGGGTTCTGACTGTGGAGATGTGACCCTCGGAGGGCCGAGGCCCATAAACATCGGACTCACTTTGAGCGAGGATCCTTCGCTACTGCGCCTACTCGGTGTAACTGAGAAGTATGGGCGCCAGAAAGATGCGGGATTTGAGTCGAGCGGGAGTGAAGAGGTGAATGAGCTATTGTTACTCGGTCAGCTACAAAGTGTGCAGATACCCAATAGAGATCATGATctcttatttatatttttgaacAATATGGGACGGATATTGACGTTTCGCTGCTAGCCCTTCTGCACAGCAGGGGAAGTGAGCGAACACACAGTGGGTAGTAGTAAGCTAGATGCTACCAGGGTATGCCCCAAGATAGACTGGCTGACCAGTTATCTAACAACACTACTGATCTATACTTAAAAATGATGTGCACATTTTTTGTGTATACCAAACTGAACCAGAGTCGTTGTGAGCTAAGGCTAATCCCCCACCGTCTTGCGTGCTTTGGGCGGAACAATTGGCGGTAGTGATATATGGTAAACCACGAATACAAGTTTGTCATGTCGTTTGCTAGTCGTATAATGTGCAACCCCTTCACAAATACAAAGTGGTGTGGATTGCGTCAAAGCCAAAACACAGTCCTTACACGTTGCACCTGTCAGCTGAATGCCCTGTTTGGAATACACTGATGGTTTAGATTGGCAAAAATGTGTGCATGGTACGTTTGAGGTTGAGTATATCTGTGCATGTTTACTTTGTGTAATTTTTCCATGTTGAGGATATTGATATGGCATGCCATATATTGTTTATATCCTATTTTGATTGATATCTGCATCGCTAAATAGACAGGCTATTTCAAATCCCTTCTCGTTATTCTATGAAACCACCAACATGTCAACAGCTTGTTTACAAAGTGTGTCTAGTGAACGTTGGAGCAAGAACAATCAGCCTAAACATAAACGAGCAATATTCCAGTATTTTTTAAGACCGTCAGAATGGGTCTATGATTTCCATAGTGTTTGCTAAACTTGTTAATAGGATGGAGCCATTTCCAAAAGCACTTGGATCGACCGAAAATACACAGTCGCTGTACAGTTTAAAGTAACTCTAAATCTACAATTTCAAAGGAAATTCAGTGGGTTATATCAATATGAAGAATGTTCTGCATTCTAAAAAAACATATTATAGCCATATTTTATGTTTCCTGTAAAAGGAAGTCGATTTAATAGTTGGCTGGTAAGGCCACCATAACCTTACCAGACATCTGAACCTTTAATGTGGTTGAACCTGCATATGGCTGGCCAAGAAAGACAACCAGAGAAACCATATACGTCGTCAATAAAGTAGACTACTCaatgaaagaaaatgaaatggaCTCACTGATGCATTCTATTTGGATTTGACTGAGATGCAGCCCTCTTAATTCCTCCACTCCAGTATGCCTCTCGTTGGTTACTGGTTTTCATCAAGTTCTCTCAGGGGTTTGTACTTAAACCAGTGTGCCCCCTTTTAATGCAAATATCGACTTCTGAAAAATGCTAGTCGGAAGTTGTTTTGTTGTCGACTTttttaacatgtttttttcttcaacATATGAGGACTTTGAGATGCATTTGTGGGTGCATATAGTTGTTCTTTATTTTCCTGTGTTATCATGGGATAAGTTGGTTTTATCAGTGGTGTGTAAAATATATGGAACAATAAATTTGGCACAATCAAATCTTTTTCATACAATCCACTACTGGATTGTGTTTCTTGAACACGCTGTTTCTTGAAGACAACGGCTATATGATGCTCTGCTGCAGACCATATGAATCTGAAGTGTTTAGTTGAAACATTCAGAGCCATGCAGGAGTCATGATTGAGGTTTGTATTTGTGGTTCAGTATAATTTCAAGTGTTGAAGATGCTGATGCTTTGTATACGACTATTATTACACAAACTTAAACACGTGTACAAAAGAAGGTCATGACAGTTGTATTATGATGTTTCTTTCTATCGTAGCCATGGCGACCCAAGCACATGGTTAACACGTATGTACCCGGTTAACTCATGATCGGCGGTTGTTACCAGATCCCTGCGAGGCAGTCAAAGGCAGACACGGCTCTGTTTAGCTAGCATTCCACTGCAAAGctgaacatttatttttaaaacttTCAAATGAATCAATactattttcttctttttttaaaggagGAAGATTTCACTGGATTTGGGACACAAACAGTTTGTTCCCATCAGCTTCCGGGAAGCTCTCCTCTGTCATCACCTACCCAGGCTAAGCCTCCTCCGGCCCCCGACCTGTCCCCACAATCCAAGCCGCTGATTGGAAAAATTGTGCCACGGAGCCCCAAACCCACTCTGATTGGAAAAATTGTACAGAGGCCTCGTAAAGAAGGCCGTGGTGATACAGTCAGAGTACCCGGTTCTCGGATATCCATTAAGCTGCCTGCCAAGCAGGTAACCCCAAGTCCGGGCACCGAAAGTACCGGAAGACAGTCCTCAGGCTCCACACTGACAAAAGTGGCCCCGGGGTTGCAGCGCAAAGCGGCCACAAAAGAGCACACTACTCAGGGTTCTACCTCAGCCGCTGGCACCAAACAGGATAAGCTTGTGTGTACCCTGACAGTTGTCAAGGGCAAAGGGAGAGGCTCCAGGCTGAAAGGGGCCGGTAAGGGCTCAAAGCACGCCCAGGCAGACCAAAGCTCTGGGAAGGGGACCAAGGGGTCTCGGCACCAGCAAAATGAGTCTGAAGGAGCGTCGCAATCCCAAGCTCCTACCAAGAGACggcagaagaagaaggtggAGTTGGACATCGGGGCTTCCCCTGAGGGTGAAGCCCTTAGTGGACAGGCGGCGCCAACGCTCTCCCAGGGGATCGCAGAAGATTCCCCCAAGAAAAAGCCAGTGTtcagaaaagtaaaaaaatcgcTGTTCGGGCAACGACAACAGCAGCATAGCAAACCCGCCCAGAAATTGGGCGGCATTAAAATCCGACGCGTGTTTTACACCTACGTCCCTGAGCctgttccagctgctctgaatCAGGAAGGGGAGGCCGAGCCGCCACAGGGTCTGAGCTCCAGTAACTCCGCCGCACCTGTCGTCAGCGCTAGGTCTTCCAGGGTCATTAAAGCCCCCAAAAGATTCCTGGATGAGGAGGACGCCGTCCCTAAGAGATCCCTGCTCAAATCGGGGTCCGCGTTGGAAGCTGGCGGCTCTGCGCAGAGTCCAAACTCCAGCCACCTGGAGGTGTACAAGAACCTCAAGAAGCTGACGTCCAAACTGGCCGAGAAGAAGAAGGGCCCTTCAGGCGCCAAAGGGGAGGACCTGTGTGCAGGCTCCGGCTCAACCCCTCCGGTCCGGAAGAGACGCCGGTCCAAGATaaagatggaggaggtggacacGCCAGGGGTTGTGAGGAAGCTCGCTGTGTTGCTGAACATCAAAGCCAGCGCCGTGCACGCCCAGGTGCCCTTGAGCGAGCCAGTAGCGGAAGGAGCACTGGATACAGACGCTCAAAGTAAGAACAATCCCATGTCCTTTTCTGCTGTCATGGtcaaatgtgtatttttttttcagaaacaCTAGCCCGCTTCACAACAGCGACACCTATTTGTGATTATTGGAAGTAGGCCTGCTCTGATACTTTGGAAACCGTGTGGATTTGGTAACTTCTAGGCTGTATTAAAGCCCTGCTGTAACCAAGTCGAACTCGGAACGAAAACCACCGGCGTGATATTGTTTTTTTGCGATATTAAACTCGTAGGTTTTGTCCACTTGAACCACTTAACAAAAAACGAATCAGTTTATTAAAAACTAGTTTCTGCAGCTTTGGTCTCCACCTTCTACGTGTAAAAGCAGAGAAAGACACGCACTTTGAATTTACtcttactttttctttttttcgtattcaattcaattcaattttttattgaatttattttattatgtatTCAGACCAGCCCTAATGTAATGTTGGAAGCACTGCAGGACTGACCTGAGTCAGTTAACCATCCCATGTACTGTTTGAAGCACTGGGGGACTGACCTGAGTCTGTTAACTGTCCCATGCAGTGTTTGAAGtggggctgggataaacgattatattttaaacgattaatctagcgattatttttttgatgcatcgattaatctaatgattcattttttcagttaGATTTAGATTCGATTCGATTATCGAtgatctccccattaattgactaatagcaatttatacatgttgatttacatatctgaatgaaaaaaatatgaattccttaacatttcaatgcacgtttattgcctttaaatgccaaaataaaagtgcaaagtaatgcattcttagaattctacggttAACGGttgcgtggcgccttgcacttctgaaagtctgaggagccactcacgttttttcttttttttttttaatggctgCACATTTTTCGCCGCcatcgattacgtcgacgcgtcgtcccagcaTTAGTTTGAAGCACTGGAGGACTGACCTGAGTGTGTTGACCGTCCCATGCCGTCCCATGTTTGAAGGCTACCTCGAGGCTCAGGACAGTGGAGATGTAGCAGAGGCCAGTGGCCAGAGCCAGCGGATGAGCCTCACGGGAGCCAATAGGAGGATGCTACACCTTTTGAAACGAGCCAAGGTCCAGCTCATCAAGATAGACCAGCAGAAGCAGCTGAAGATGGCCCAGGTAATATTCTCTTATCAACCCGGAAAGTATCGTCAAGAAAAAACCTTCAGTCATGTTTTTTAATATTCACAGACTTAGAATACAGCAGATTTGTGAattgtattgttattgtttaatACAGATTAACAATCTGCATTCCATATACTCAAACCAAGCTCAAAAGTTTCCTCGGGAAGTTGAGGTTAGTAAGGCAAGGacaggcaactttatttatacactTTTcaaacacaaggcagactcaaagtgcttcacatataaacattgtcatacaataccATTAAATCATAttaaataat contains:
- the LOC132450732 gene encoding zinc finger protein 646-like isoform X1; amino-acid sequence: MRLPLPLLPVSSLHRVDINSLERLKAKGVLVGITSREGLPSRPHCKMNGNQIDKERHECLECFIIFANERSMLRHNRKFHGEEYMQLLQKNNTVFLCYKCNHSFQTSAKLRQHSLSHGTDDKPFCCEICRKGYSKLDELLAHRREVCPKRKFHCKICRMNFQNLDSLETHKSMHLPRRRGRPAKKKETEWGPTDVETMSLEKEDEEEEEEEEEEEEEEEEEEEEEELDGRAEDKTASWSQPLWTPDEETMVLEEVELDGRGEDQRAPLSRTSWTADTKSTLPDEEKELDGRAEDQRASGSQDTKTPVPDKEALGRASESQQPGYNIPCSMDYCDLTFPSMEALRVHKKDDHRPQPATESTTQTIVPKEEEKQEADGRAEDQRALRAQTSSPQGSAFESQLPTKRGQLTMEHGCPAKRRATVPGTVDMKTTVPKEEEEEEEVDDRSDAQRALRAHMSSPQGQASESQQQGYNIPCPVDNCELTFPSVEALRVHKKDVHRPQPAPLLLP
- the LOC132450732 gene encoding zinc finger protein 646-like isoform X2; translation: MRLPLPLLPDKERHECLECFIIFANERSMLRHNRKFHGEEYMQLLQKNNTVFLCYKCNHSFQTSAKLRQHSLSHGTDDKPFCCEICRKGYSKLDELLAHRREVCPKRKFHCKICRMNFQNLDSLETHKSMHLPRRRGRPAKKKETEWGPTDVETMSLEKEDEEEEEEEEEEEEEEEEEEEEEELDGRAEDKTASWSQPLWTPDEETMVLEEVELDGRGEDQRAPLSRTSWTADTKSTLPDEEKELDGRAEDQRASGSQDTKTPVPDKEALGRASESQQPGYNIPCSMDYCDLTFPSMEALRVHKKDDHRPQPATESTTQTIVPKEEEKQEADGRAEDQRALRAQTSSPQGSAFESQLPTKRGQLTMEHGCPAKRRATVPGTVDMKTTVPKEEEEEEEVDDRSDAQRALRAHMSSPQGQASESQQQGYNIPCPVDNCELTFPSVEALRVHKKDVHRPQPAPLLLP
- the LOC132450732 gene encoding zinc finger protein 646-like isoform X3; translation: MNGNQIDKERHECLECFIIFANERSMLRHNRKFHGEEYMQLLQKNNTVFLCYKCNHSFQTSAKLRQHSLSHGTDDKPFCCEICRKGYSKLDELLAHRREVCPKRKFHCKICRMNFQNLDSLETHKSMHLPRRRGRPAKKKETEWGPTDVETMSLEKEDEEEEEEEEEEEEEEEEEEEEEELDGRAEDKTASWSQPLWTPDEETMVLEEVELDGRGEDQRAPLSRTSWTADTKSTLPDEEKELDGRAEDQRASGSQDTKTPVPDKEALGRASESQQPGYNIPCSMDYCDLTFPSMEALRVHKKDDHRPQPATESTTQTIVPKEEEKQEADGRAEDQRALRAQTSSPQGSAFESQLPTKRGQLTMEHGCPAKRRATVPGTVDMKTTVPKEEEEEEEVDDRSDAQRALRAHMSSPQGQASESQQQGYNIPCPVDNCELTFPSVEALRVHKKDVHRPQPAPLLLP